A window of the Lolium perenne isolate Kyuss_39 chromosome 7, Kyuss_2.0, whole genome shotgun sequence genome harbors these coding sequences:
- the LOC127312651 gene encoding uncharacterized protein: protein MKKLEYKRGKLLPLGFIDPNTVHEVTVRDFAKDTEDNIVMFLEKQADKEDIFFPYNFNFHFILLIIDLHLGVVNVMDSKRTEYAEWADMAAILQRAWKRFINTVPGEWKPELTFRDYPCMRQEKGNNLCGYYVCTFMRDMSCPKGGDAQIHHTRMTRLRDTLITADQIKAIQEEIAGFFITEVLTPGGEHYRKIVTAEDIRSGKVVL from the exons atgaagaagctggaatacaaaagaggcaagctcctaccgctggggttcatagacccaaacacagttcatgaagttacggttcgagacttcgccaaggacacagaggacaacatcgtaatgtttttagagaagcaagcagacaaagaggatatattctttccctacaacttcaa tttccattttattctcctaatcattgatcttcaccttggagtcgtaaacgtcatggactcgaaacgtacagaatatgcggaatgggcggacatggctgccatcctccagag ggcttggaaacggttcatcaatactgttccgggtgaatggaaaccggagcttacatttagagattaccct tgtatgaggcaggaaaaagggaataacttatgtggatactacgtctgcaccttcatgcgtgacatgtcctgtcccaagggtggggatgcccaaatacaccacactcgt atgacacgcctgcgggacactctcataacagcggatcaaataaaagcaattcaagaggaaatcgcgggattctttattaccgaggtccttaccccaggtggagagcactatcggaagatcgtgacggcggaggatattcgttcaggaaaagttgtattgtaa
- the LOC127315280 gene encoding phytosulfokines 1, with protein sequence MMRARTTVMVRLCLVCLALLLLTQDVYSRKISGAVVQEEQSHGRGTATTEPRGEGGSSEGAKRGQPQREPTKWEEIHTDYIYTQDVKYP encoded by the exons ATGATGCGTGCAAGAACAACAGTCATGGTGCGGCTCTGCCTTGTGTGCCTTGCTCTCTTGCTGCTGACCCAAGATGTCTACTCCAGGAAGATCTCTGGGGCAGTAGTGCAGGAGGAGCAGAGCCATGGTCGCGGCACAGCCACCACG GAACCGCGCGGCGAGGGAGGGAGCAGCGAAGGTGCCAAGAGGGGACAGCCTCAGCGTGAACCGACGAAATGGGAGGAGATCCACACGGATTACATCTACACCCAAGATGTCAAATACCCATAA